AGGATAAATCCGGTATTGAATTTGTCTGTGGCACCAGACAAACCCTTCAACGTGCAGTTTTTGAAACCGGCCTTCAAATGAAGGATTTATATGTAACATATGTTTTGAAATGCCGTCCTTTACGTCGCTATGACAAAGAAACGGCAAGAAGTGCTTGCCTGGAATATCTTGTGGAACAAATTGACCGACAGAAGCCAATGTTTGTATTCTGCCTTGGCAATATAGCTGCCCAGTGGTTTTTTGGGGAAAAGGATGCAGAGGTCAAAAACCTTAGAGGTGCATGGCATTCCGTGAGAGGATATACCACAACCACTACCTATCATCCTCTTGCCGTCAGAAGACGCCCCAACCTATACTCTACCTTTCTTTGTGATTGGAAGATGCTGGCGGAGCGTTATTTTAAAGAGATACATTGAATAAATTAGCTTTCATCAAGCCTCTACGAATTTGAGGCCCTGCAAAAGCAGCTATCAGAACTTTTACCATATCTCCCGGAATAAAAGGAATCACACCTGCCGAGAATGCTGCTCCCAAAGACATATGTGCCTGATATGCCAGCCATACAGTACCGAACAAATAGCAAACTGCTGTACCCACCACCATTCCTATTAAAGACAAGTACCATTTATTCCAAAACCTGTCTATAAACCAACCTCCAATTATTGCCATGAAAATAAAGCCTATGATATAGCCTCCCGTTGGGCCAACGAGTTTTGACAGACCTCCTGAAAAACCTGAAAACACTGGAATACCTACCAATCCTATCAGCATATAAACTATGTAGCTGAGAGTTCCTTTTCTCATACCAAGGGTATAAAGTGCAAAGTATATTGCAAGATTTGTAAAGGAAATAGGCACTACACCTATCGGTATGGATAATGGCCCTAAAATACAGATTACAGCCGTTATAACACCTATAATTGCAATTTGACGTATGTTCATATTGTTTTTCATAGCTCTCCTCCGAAACTCTTTATGTATATTATATTTATTACCACGTAATATGAGTATATATTTAAGAGAGGCTATTGTCAACCAAAACATTTGTTTAGGTTGACAATAGCCTCTCTTTCATTAACCAAAGAGCTATATTTTCTTAAAATAAAACAGATATTTTTTCAAAAACCGGAACTTTGGGCAAGTCACCTGAAACAGGTCTGAAAAATACCTCATATCTGTTTTTTGCAGGCTCAAAAACCATTATTTGTTGAGTACTTGTGTTATACAAATCTCCTTC
This region of Clostridium sp. BNL1100 genomic DNA includes:
- a CDS encoding uracil-DNA glycosylase; its protein translation is MNQDFSPVIWPEEKVPEQATNCQKCELHCQRSRIIWGEGNPKAPILVLLDNPGAREDKSGIEFVCGTRQTLQRAVFETGLQMKDLYVTYVLKCRPLRRYDKETARSACLEYLVEQIDRQKPMFVFCLGNIAAQWFFGEKDAEVKNLRGAWHSVRGYTTTTTYHPLAVRRRPNLYSTFLCDWKMLAERYFKEIH
- a CDS encoding biotin transporter BioY, yielding MKNNMNIRQIAIIGVITAVICILGPLSIPIGVVPISFTNLAIYFALYTLGMRKGTLSYIVYMLIGLVGIPVFSGFSGGLSKLVGPTGGYIIGFIFMAIIGGWFIDRFWNKWYLSLIGMVVGTAVCYLFGTVWLAYQAHMSLGAAFSAGVIPFIPGDMVKVLIAAFAGPQIRRGLMKANLFNVSL